In one window of Thalassotalea agarivorans DNA:
- the hscB gene encoding co-chaperone HscB, which translates to MNYFQLFGIDSSFDIDVSALKATYQQLQKSVHPDRFAHASAQEQLLAVQKSSMINDAFDTLKQPISRAEYMLTERGVVLADEQATVGDMSFLMRQMELREMLEEILTSNDAEAALEEARETLEGDYQTVLTQLRAALIESTPDSNNLAADTVRKLKFYHKLLIELDRIEDQVFDD; encoded by the coding sequence TTGAATTACTTTCAATTATTCGGTATCGACAGCTCATTTGATATTGATGTGTCAGCGCTGAAAGCAACATACCAGCAATTGCAAAAATCAGTACACCCCGACAGGTTCGCGCATGCAAGCGCGCAAGAACAACTGCTAGCGGTGCAAAAGTCTTCTATGATTAATGATGCTTTTGATACATTGAAGCAACCAATATCCCGTGCAGAATATATGCTTACAGAGCGTGGCGTTGTTCTTGCTGATGAGCAAGCTACCGTTGGTGATATGTCGTTTTTAATGCGTCAAATGGAGCTTCGCGAAATGTTAGAAGAGATTTTGACAAGTAACGACGCAGAGGCGGCGCTTGAAGAAGCAAGAGAAACCCTAGAAGGGGATTATCAAACGGTGTTAACACAACTTAGAGCTGCGCTAATTGAAAGTACGCCCGATTCAAATAACCTAGCCGCTGACACTGTTCGTAAACTGAAGTTTTATCACAAATTATTGATTGAGCTTGATCGCATTGAAGATCAAGTGTTTGACGATTAG
- the iscA gene encoding iron-sulfur cluster assembly protein IscA codes for MAVSMTAAASERVKAFLSNRGKGLGLRLGVKTTGCSGLAYVLEFVDEMTEGDEMFQVDDVNIIIDGKSLVYLDGTQLDFVKEGLNEGFKFTNPNAKGECGCGESFNV; via the coding sequence ATGGCAGTTTCCATGACGGCAGCGGCTTCTGAACGCGTAAAAGCATTTCTTTCAAACAGAGGTAAAGGCCTTGGTTTACGTTTAGGTGTGAAAACAACGGGTTGTTCAGGCTTAGCGTACGTACTTGAGTTTGTCGACGAAATGACTGAAGGCGACGAAATGTTTCAAGTGGATGACGTTAACATCATTATCGATGGTAAAAGTTTAGTTTACTTGGACGGCACGCAGCTGGACTTCGTTAAAGAAGGCTTAAATGAAGGCTTTAAATTTACCAACCCTAACGCCAAAGGCGAATGTGGGTGCGGAGAGAGCTTTAACGTATAA
- the iscU gene encoding Fe-S cluster assembly scaffold IscU, which produces MAYSEKVIDHYENPRNVGSLDKNDPQVATGMVGAPACGDVMKLQLKISNDGIIEDAKFKTYGCGSAIASSSLVTEWVKGKSIDEASEIKNTDIAEELALPPVKIHCSILAEDAIKAALEDYKTKQGE; this is translated from the coding sequence ATGGCATATAGCGAAAAAGTTATCGATCATTATGAGAACCCACGTAACGTTGGTTCTTTAGACAAAAACGATCCTCAAGTTGCAACCGGTATGGTAGGTGCGCCTGCCTGTGGTGACGTAATGAAACTTCAACTTAAAATTTCGAATGACGGTATCATCGAAGATGCTAAATTCAAAACATATGGTTGTGGTAGTGCGATTGCGTCAAGCTCGCTAGTAACTGAGTGGGTTAAAGGTAAGTCAATTGATGAAGCGTCTGAAATCAAGAATACTGATATTGCAGAAGAGCTTGCATTACCACCTGTTAAAATTCACTGTTCAATTCTAGCTGAAGACGCAATTAAAGCGGCACTTGAAGATTACAAAACGAAGCAAGGTGAGTAG
- a CDS encoding IscS subfamily cysteine desulfurase — protein MKLPIYFDYSATTPVDKRVAEKMMQYMTTDGLYGNPASRSHKFGWQAEEAVDIARNHIADLLNADPREIVFTSGATESNNLAIKGAANFYSKKGKHIITVKTEHKAVLDTCRELERQGYEVTYLDPEPNGLIDLNKLEAAMREDTVLVSVMHVNNEIGVIQDIAEIGEMCRARKIIFHVDAAQSAGKIVIDMQQLKVDLLSISAHKMYGPKGIGALYVRRKPRIRLESQMHGGGHERGMRSGTLPTHQIVGLGEACRIAKEEMAQDLAHVTAMRDRLWAGVKDMEQVFVNGDFDKRYPGNLNVSFNFVEGESLIMALKDLAVSSGSACTSASLEPSYVLRALGLNDELAHSSIRFSFGRYTTTEEIDYAIELIKNAISHLREMSPLWEMFQDGIDLDSVEWVAH, from the coding sequence ATGAAGCTGCCTATTTATTTTGATTACTCAGCAACTACGCCAGTAGACAAGCGTGTTGCAGAGAAAATGATGCAATACATGACGACTGACGGGTTGTATGGTAACCCGGCGTCACGCTCCCACAAATTTGGTTGGCAGGCAGAAGAGGCAGTTGATATTGCACGTAACCACATCGCTGATCTATTAAATGCTGATCCTCGCGAAATTGTATTCACATCTGGTGCAACTGAATCAAACAACCTGGCCATTAAAGGTGCTGCAAATTTCTACAGCAAGAAAGGCAAGCACATTATTACGGTGAAGACAGAGCACAAAGCTGTGCTGGATACTTGTCGTGAACTAGAGCGTCAAGGCTACGAAGTAACGTATCTTGATCCAGAGCCAAATGGCTTAATCGACTTAAACAAGTTAGAAGCGGCAATGCGTGAAGATACTGTGTTGGTATCAGTAATGCACGTCAACAATGAAATTGGTGTGATTCAAGATATTGCTGAAATTGGCGAAATGTGCCGTGCACGTAAGATCATCTTCCATGTAGATGCAGCGCAAAGTGCCGGTAAAATTGTCATTGATATGCAACAACTGAAAGTAGACTTGTTATCAATTTCTGCTCATAAAATGTATGGCCCTAAAGGTATCGGTGCATTATACGTGCGTCGTAAACCACGCATTCGTTTAGAATCACAAATGCACGGTGGTGGTCACGAGCGCGGTATGCGCAGTGGTACATTACCAACGCATCAAATTGTCGGCTTAGGTGAAGCATGCCGCATTGCTAAAGAAGAAATGGCTCAAGATTTAGCGCACGTAACAGCAATGAGAGATCGTTTATGGGCTGGCGTTAAAGATATGGAACAAGTCTTCGTTAATGGCGACTTCGACAAACGTTACCCAGGTAACCTAAACGTAAGCTTCAACTTCGTTGAAGGTGAATCACTTATCATGGCGCTGAAAGACTTAGCGGTATCATCGGGTTCAGCATGTACATCTGCAAGCTTAGAGCCTTCATATGTACTACGTGCATTAGGATTAAACGACGAGTTAGCGCATAGCTCAATTCGTTTTAGCTTCGGTCGTTATACAACGACGGAAGAAATTGACTACGCAATTGAATTAATTAAAAACGCCATCAGCCACCTACGTGAAATGTCGCCTCTTTGGGAAATGTTCCAAGACGGCATCGATTTGGATTCGGTTGAATGGGTAGCGCACTAA